A genomic region of Exiguobacterium sp. Helios contains the following coding sequences:
- the glnA gene encoding type I glutamate--ammonia ligase has translation MTRRNITREDIMKIAKAEDVRFIRLQFTDILGTIKNVEIPVSQLEKALDNKMMFDGSSIEGFVRIEESDMYLFPDLNTWVVFPWTEDGTGKVARLICDIYNPDGTPFAGDPRGQLKRVLKEMEELGFTSFNVGPEPEFFLFKKDANGRPTLELNDQGGYFDLAPVDLGENCRKEIVIELENMGFEIEASHHEVAPGQHEIDFKYADAITTADNIQTFKLVVKTIAAKHNLHATFMPKPLYGVNGSGMHANMSLFKGNENVFFDEANSNMQLSDDARAFTAGILKHARAFTAVCNPTVNSYKRLVPGYEAPCYVAWSARNRSPLVRVPAARGLSTRIEVRSVDPAANPYLALATLLASGLDGIKNNLKAPAPIDRNIYVMDKPERVANGIDDLPSTLSHALEVLKADDVVMHALGEHIAEHFVELKEIEWDMFRTQVTEWERDQYMVLF, from the coding sequence ATGACACGTCGCAACATTACACGAGAAGACATTATGAAAATCGCTAAAGCTGAGGATGTACGTTTTATTCGTTTACAGTTCACAGATATCCTCGGTACGATCAAGAACGTTGAAATTCCAGTGAGCCAATTGGAAAAAGCACTTGATAACAAAATGATGTTCGATGGTTCGTCAATCGAAGGATTCGTCCGCATTGAAGAATCAGATATGTATCTCTTCCCAGACCTCAACACATGGGTGGTCTTCCCATGGACAGAAGACGGAACGGGTAAAGTCGCACGTCTCATCTGTGACATCTACAATCCGGATGGCACACCGTTTGCTGGAGATCCGCGTGGTCAACTCAAACGTGTACTTAAAGAAATGGAAGAGCTTGGCTTCACTTCATTCAACGTTGGTCCAGAACCAGAATTCTTCTTGTTCAAGAAGGATGCTAACGGCCGTCCGACACTTGAACTCAATGACCAAGGCGGTTACTTTGACTTAGCACCAGTCGATCTCGGTGAAAACTGCCGTAAGGAAATCGTCATCGAGCTTGAAAACATGGGCTTTGAAATCGAAGCATCTCACCATGAAGTCGCACCGGGACAACACGAAATCGACTTCAAATACGCTGACGCGATCACAACGGCGGATAACATCCAAACGTTCAAACTCGTTGTTAAGACGATTGCAGCGAAACATAACTTACACGCGACATTCATGCCAAAACCGCTTTACGGTGTCAACGGTTCAGGAATGCACGCCAACATGTCTCTCTTTAAAGGCAACGAAAACGTCTTCTTCGACGAAGCGAACAGCAACATGCAATTGTCGGATGATGCCCGTGCGTTCACAGCCGGTATCCTGAAGCACGCCCGTGCCTTCACAGCTGTCTGTAACCCGACAGTTAACTCGTATAAACGTCTTGTGCCTGGTTATGAAGCACCTTGCTACGTCGCATGGTCAGCGCGTAACCGTTCACCGCTCGTACGTGTACCGGCAGCCCGCGGTCTCTCGACACGAATCGAAGTCCGTTCAGTCGACCCGGCAGCAAACCCGTACTTGGCACTTGCGACCTTGCTCGCTTCAGGTCTTGACGGAATCAAAAACAACTTGAAAGCACCGGCTCCAATCGACCGTAACATCTACGTGATGGACAAACCGGAACGTGTGGCAAACGGCATTGACGATCTTCCGTCAACACTCAGCCACGCACTCGAAGTCTTGAAAGCGGATGACGTCGTCATGCACGCACTTGGCGAGCACATCGCAGAGCACTTCGTTGAACTTAAAGAAATCGAATGGGATATGTTCCGGACGCAAGTCACGGAATGGGAACGCGATCAGTACATGGTCTTGTTCTAA
- a CDS encoding (4Fe-4S)-binding protein, which produces MKKAYEGKGITVYFDAEVCIHSGHCVKSLPAVFDVKKRPWIETDGAPAEDVMRVIDGCPSGALSYERREA; this is translated from the coding sequence ATGAAAAAGGCGTATGAAGGAAAAGGGATCACCGTTTATTTTGATGCCGAAGTCTGTATCCATTCCGGTCATTGTGTGAAGAGTTTACCGGCCGTCTTTGATGTTAAAAAGCGTCCATGGATTGAAACGGACGGGGCCCCGGCCGAAGATGTCATGCGGGTCATCGATGGCTGTCCGAGCGGCGCCTTATCGTATGAACGGAGGGAAGCATGA
- a CDS encoding GNAT family N-acetyltransferase produces the protein MEFKRADQKIEAYQEGQVVGEITYSDTKGGKWIIDHTYVDPNHRNQQIGEQLVKAMVEWAREENVKLLPLCPFAKREFEQTPDYADVSA, from the coding sequence ATGGAATTTAAACGAGCGGATCAAAAGATTGAAGCCTATCAAGAGGGGCAAGTTGTCGGGGAAATCACGTACAGTGACACAAAAGGCGGCAAGTGGATCATTGATCATACGTATGTCGACCCGAATCATCGGAATCAACAAATCGGCGAACAACTGGTCAAAGCCATGGTCGAGTGGGCACGCGAAGAAAACGTCAAGCTGTTGCCGCTCTGTCCGTTCGCGAAACGGGAGTTCGAGCAGACGCCGGACTATGCAGATGTATCGGCTTAA
- a CDS encoding AzlD domain-containing protein, translated as MEIRLELFVLFAACGLVTLIPRILPFLLMHGLTLPRLLTDWLSFIPVCLLSALFFQNLLVARNGDYPTLSLLNLAASVPTVLVAVSSKSLSYTVITGVLSMALLRLFL; from the coding sequence ATGGAAATCCGCTTAGAACTATTCGTCCTTTTTGCTGCCTGCGGTCTCGTCACGTTGATTCCGCGGATACTGCCGTTTTTGTTGATGCATGGTCTGACGTTACCCCGTCTGCTGACCGATTGGTTGTCGTTTATCCCGGTTTGTTTGTTAAGTGCTTTATTTTTTCAAAACTTACTAGTGGCACGAAACGGAGACTATCCGACACTCTCCCTTCTAAACCTCGCAGCATCCGTTCCGACCGTCCTCGTCGCCGTCAGCAGCAAAAGCCTTTCCTACACTGTCATCACCGGTGTCCTGTCGATGGCGTTGCTTCGTTTGTTTCTGTAA
- a CDS encoding AzlC family ABC transporter permease produces MNASFQAGIKACLPTVLGYLGIGFSAGIVGRAAGLSPLEIGLMSILIYAGAAQFIITSLLLLNSPFSAIILTTFIVNSRHLLMSMTLAPRVKSRHFFDRFGIGALLTDESFAVAMNTSLKRPLDAPFMHGLNITAYLSWIASTVLGALVGSWFPDPERFGLDFALTAMFIGLLYLQFESERSRIALNGLLLVLVFLLLYISMRYLSPELAVLFATMIAASIGVVISRWKSA; encoded by the coding sequence ATGAACGCTTCGTTTCAAGCAGGTATCAAAGCCTGTCTGCCGACCGTCCTCGGTTATCTCGGCATCGGATTTTCTGCCGGCATCGTCGGACGCGCCGCCGGACTCAGTCCGCTTGAAATCGGATTGATGTCCATCTTGATTTATGCCGGCGCTGCTCAATTCATCATTACGAGTCTACTGTTACTAAACAGTCCGTTTTCTGCCATCATCTTGACGACGTTCATCGTCAATTCCCGGCATCTTCTGATGAGTATGACGCTCGCACCGCGTGTTAAAAGCCGGCATTTCTTCGATCGGTTTGGAATCGGCGCTCTCTTGACAGATGAGTCGTTTGCCGTAGCCATGAATACTTCCTTAAAACGGCCGCTTGATGCACCATTCATGCATGGATTGAACATAACCGCTTATCTGAGCTGGATTGCCTCGACAGTCCTCGGAGCACTCGTCGGCAGTTGGTTCCCGGATCCGGAACGATTCGGACTGGATTTTGCTTTAACCGCGATGTTCATCGGGTTATTGTACCTGCAGTTTGAAAGCGAGCGGTCCCGCATCGCTCTAAATGGTCTGTTGCTCGTCCTTGTTTTCCTGTTGTTGTACATATCAATGCGCTATCTGTCACCGGAACTCGCCGTTTTATTCGCGACGATGATAGCTGCCAGTATAGGAGTTGTAATCTCACGATGGAAATCCGCTTAG
- the dhaK gene encoding dihydroxyacetone kinase subunit DhaK, with the protein MDKLMQDANRFVSDMVEGLVLAHPDLYAKVGGVNVIKRKEPLNGKVALVSGGGSGHEPAHAGFIGDGMLAAAVCGEVFTSPTPDMVLEGIKAADGGKGVLLVVKNYSGDVMNFDMAKELAELEDIEVETVIVRDDIAIKKEEDRRGVAGTIFVHKIAGAAAAEGKSLAEVKAVAEKVIAGVRSIGMALSPCYMPESGKPGFDLHEDEMEIGIGIHGEKGLERKPIASVEAIVTELLDRLTAEVTDKKVAVMVNGMGGTPESELYITYKYVAEQLQAKGYEIVRPFVGNYMTSLEMHGFSITLLPVDDELVGYLDAKTNAIGF; encoded by the coding sequence ATGGATAAATTAATGCAAGATGCGAACCGGTTTGTCTCAGATATGGTGGAAGGTCTCGTTTTAGCACATCCTGATCTTTATGCAAAAGTCGGCGGAGTCAATGTCATTAAACGAAAAGAACCGTTGAACGGGAAAGTGGCCCTTGTATCCGGTGGGGGAAGCGGCCATGAGCCGGCGCATGCCGGATTTATCGGGGACGGTATGCTCGCAGCTGCTGTCTGTGGTGAAGTCTTTACTTCTCCGACACCTGACATGGTGCTTGAAGGAATCAAGGCGGCAGACGGTGGGAAAGGGGTGCTGCTCGTCGTCAAAAACTATTCTGGAGATGTCATGAACTTCGACATGGCGAAAGAATTGGCCGAACTCGAAGACATCGAAGTCGAGACGGTCATCGTCCGGGATGATATCGCCATCAAAAAAGAAGAAGACCGCCGCGGAGTCGCTGGCACGATTTTTGTCCACAAGATTGCCGGAGCTGCGGCAGCAGAGGGCAAATCACTTGCTGAAGTCAAAGCAGTCGCTGAGAAAGTCATTGCCGGCGTCCGGTCAATCGGAATGGCGTTGTCCCCATGTTATATGCCGGAGAGCGGTAAACCCGGTTTTGATTTGCACGAGGATGAAATGGAAATCGGAATTGGGATTCACGGTGAAAAGGGTCTGGAGCGGAAACCGATTGCCTCCGTCGAAGCCATCGTGACGGAATTACTCGATCGATTGACAGCGGAAGTAACCGATAAAAAAGTAGCGGTCATGGTCAACGGAATGGGCGGAACGCCTGAATCGGAATTGTACATCACCTATAAATATGTCGCGGAACAATTGCAGGCAAAAGGATACGAGATTGTTCGTCCGTTCGTCGGCAACTATATGACATCACTCGAAATGCACGGTTTCTCAATTACGCTGCTTCCGGTTGACGATGAACTGGTCGGCTACTTGGATGCAAAAACGAACGCAATCGGATTCTAA
- the dhaL gene encoding dihydroxyacetone kinase subunit DhaL yields MKLSTEEFRKALLKAAADLEHHKDELTDLDREIGDGDHGINLSRGFQAVQKELEAQEEYEDLGVLSKQVGMTLIKTVGGASGPLYGTAFVKFAGAFKGKREVEGAELAAAFKEATDGIKMRGKSEFGQKTMVDIWTPFYEALEQESDLNAALDQALADTKERVATKGRASYFGDATVGVQDPGALSSSLLLRSIGEVLS; encoded by the coding sequence ATGAAGTTATCGACTGAAGAATTCCGCAAAGCATTGCTTAAAGCGGCTGCCGATCTCGAACACCATAAAGATGAATTGACGGATCTTGACCGGGAAATCGGTGACGGCGACCACGGCATCAATTTGTCGCGCGGTTTCCAGGCTGTACAAAAAGAACTTGAGGCGCAAGAAGAGTATGAAGATCTAGGTGTCTTATCAAAACAAGTCGGAATGACCTTGATTAAAACCGTTGGAGGTGCATCCGGTCCGCTCTACGGTACGGCATTCGTTAAATTTGCCGGAGCGTTTAAAGGGAAAAGAGAAGTTGAAGGGGCGGAACTGGCAGCGGCGTTTAAAGAAGCGACGGATGGGATTAAAATGCGCGGGAAATCAGAGTTTGGACAAAAAACGATGGTCGATATTTGGACACCGTTTTACGAAGCACTGGAACAAGAGAGTGATTTGAACGCAGCACTCGATCAAGCATTGGCAGATACAAAAGAGCGTGTGGCGACAAAAGGACGGGCTTCTTATTTTGGGGATGCAACGGTCGGTGTCCAGGATCCCGGTGCGTTATCAAGTTCACTGTTATTACGTTCGATTGGGGAGGTCTTGTCATGA
- the dhaM gene encoding dihydroxyacetone kinase phosphoryl donor subunit DhaM → MINLILVSHSEKLATGLKELLAEMAPDTPVLLAAGLADGSIGTDASRIEETMNELNDDGLILTDIGSATMNAELALELYSGDRNVQFVEAPLVEGAFLAAVLSGQSKTLDDIVTGVKAEFS, encoded by the coding sequence ATGATTAATTTGATTTTAGTCTCCCATAGTGAAAAGCTTGCGACCGGACTAAAGGAACTATTGGCTGAAATGGCTCCGGACACACCCGTGTTACTCGCAGCTGGGCTTGCGGACGGCAGTATCGGGACCGATGCGTCCCGAATTGAAGAGACGATGAATGAGTTGAACGATGACGGCTTAATTTTGACCGACATCGGATCGGCGACGATGAACGCGGAACTGGCCTTAGAATTATACAGTGGGGACCGGAACGTTCAGTTCGTCGAAGCACCGCTGGTAGAGGGCGCTTTTTTGGCAGCGGTCTTAAGTGGTCAATCAAAAACGCTGGATGATATCGTAACAGGCGTCAAAGCAGAATTTTCGTAA
- the glpK gene encoding glycerol kinase GlpK, which produces MENKYILALDQGTTSSRAIIFDHDGQIVNSAQREFKQYFPQPGWVEHDANEIWGSILAVMADALGTADIKPSQIASIGITNQRETTVVWNKETGKPVYHALVWQSRQTSGICDELNAQGLNQTFRDKTGLLIDAYFSGTKVKWILDNVEGAREQAENGELLFGTIDTWLVWKLSGGKTHITDYTNASRTLMYNIYEQKWDDELLEILTVPKSMLPEVRQSSEVYDNTVPYHFFGFEIPIAGIAGDQQAALFGQTCFEPGEGKNTYGTGCFMLMNTGEKAVSSDHGLLTTIAWGVDGKVEYALEGSIFVAGSAIQWLRDGLRMLKNAKDSEGYALKVDSTEGVYVVPAFVGLGAPYWDSDVRGAIFGLTRGTEKEHFVRATLESLAYQTRDVLTAMEKDSGIELKTLRVDGGAVSNDFLMQFQSDILGVPVDRPEINETTALGAAYLAGLAVGYWKDKAEIKKQWKLNRQFKPEMKEDDREQRYAGWQKAVEATMAFKPNKKEVNA; this is translated from the coding sequence ATGGAAAACAAGTACATCTTAGCACTCGACCAAGGAACAACAAGCTCACGCGCCATTATTTTTGACCACGATGGTCAAATCGTGAACTCTGCGCAACGTGAATTCAAACAATACTTCCCGCAACCGGGCTGGGTCGAGCATGATGCCAATGAAATTTGGGGATCAATCCTCGCTGTCATGGCGGATGCTCTCGGAACGGCTGATATCAAACCGAGCCAAATCGCAAGTATCGGAATTACGAACCAACGTGAGACGACGGTCGTCTGGAACAAAGAAACAGGTAAACCTGTCTATCACGCGCTTGTCTGGCAATCCCGTCAAACATCCGGTATCTGTGATGAGCTGAATGCACAGGGTCTGAACCAAACATTCCGTGATAAAACAGGTCTTCTGATTGACGCCTACTTCTCAGGGACAAAAGTGAAGTGGATTTTGGATAACGTTGAAGGGGCACGGGAACAGGCAGAAAACGGAGAACTTCTATTCGGAACAATCGACACATGGCTCGTTTGGAAGCTGTCTGGTGGAAAAACGCATATCACAGACTATACAAACGCTTCCCGGACATTGATGTACAACATTTACGAACAAAAATGGGATGATGAGTTGCTTGAAATCCTGACAGTTCCAAAATCAATGTTACCGGAAGTCCGTCAATCAAGTGAAGTGTATGACAATACCGTTCCGTATCACTTCTTCGGCTTCGAAATTCCGATTGCCGGAATTGCCGGTGACCAGCAAGCTGCTCTCTTCGGTCAAACATGTTTCGAACCGGGTGAAGGAAAGAACACGTATGGTACAGGTTGCTTCATGCTCATGAACACTGGTGAAAAAGCCGTTTCGTCTGACCACGGTCTACTGACGACAATCGCCTGGGGTGTCGACGGAAAAGTCGAATATGCACTCGAAGGATCAATCTTCGTTGCCGGATCCGCGATTCAGTGGTTGCGTGACGGCTTACGGATGTTGAAAAACGCGAAGGATTCAGAAGGTTATGCGTTAAAAGTCGATTCGACAGAAGGCGTTTACGTCGTTCCTGCCTTCGTCGGACTCGGTGCCCCGTACTGGGATAGTGACGTTCGTGGCGCGATTTTCGGCTTAACACGCGGAACGGAGAAAGAACATTTCGTCCGCGCGACTCTCGAATCCCTTGCTTATCAGACACGTGATGTCTTGACGGCAATGGAAAAAGATTCAGGCATCGAACTAAAAACGTTGCGTGTTGATGGTGGTGCGGTTTCGAATGACTTCTTGATGCAGTTCCAGTCGGATATCTTAGGTGTACCGGTTGACCGTCCGGAAATCAATGAGACAACAGCTCTCGGTGCTGCATATCTTGCTGGTCTCGCAGTCGGTTACTGGAAAGACAAAGCTGAAATCAAAAAACAATGGAAACTCAACCGTCAGTTCAAACCAGAAATGAAAGAAGACGATCGCGAACAGCGTTATGCCGGATGGCAAAAAGCGGTCGAAGCGACAATGGCGTTTAAACCGAACAAAAAAGAAGTCAACGCCTGA
- a CDS encoding MIP/aquaporin family protein yields MSNFTSELIGTMILILLGDGVVAGVVLRKTKSENGGWIVITFAWGLAVMTGAYIAASSGAHLNPALTLALAMNSDLPWADVPVYIAGQLIGAFIGAVLVWLHYMKHFEATDDQAAKLGVFATGPAIRHTPSNLISEIIGTFVLVFGILSFGLTTFGDGLKPFIVGLLVVVIGLSLGGTTGYAINPARDLGPRIAHAILPIKGKGSSDWGYSWIPIVGPIIGGGVAVLLYQLLQN; encoded by the coding sequence ATGAGTAACTTTACAAGTGAGCTGATTGGAACAATGATTCTGATTTTGCTCGGCGACGGAGTCGTTGCAGGGGTTGTCTTGAGAAAGACGAAATCTGAGAACGGCGGCTGGATTGTCATTACATTCGCTTGGGGTCTCGCCGTCATGACGGGAGCATACATTGCTGCCTCGAGTGGTGCACATCTCAATCCTGCATTGACATTGGCGCTTGCCATGAATTCCGATTTACCGTGGGCAGACGTACCTGTCTATATCGCCGGTCAATTAATCGGAGCATTCATCGGTGCAGTACTCGTTTGGCTTCATTATATGAAACACTTTGAAGCGACTGATGATCAAGCAGCAAAACTGGGTGTGTTCGCAACAGGTCCGGCGATTCGCCATACACCGTCAAACCTGATTTCAGAAATCATCGGGACGTTTGTCTTGGTATTCGGAATCCTGTCATTTGGTCTGACAACATTTGGTGACGGACTGAAACCATTCATCGTCGGTCTTCTTGTCGTCGTCATCGGTCTCTCGCTCGGTGGTACAACAGGATATGCCATCAACCCGGCCCGTGACCTTGGTCCGCGGATTGCACACGCTATCTTACCGATTAAAGGAAAAGGTTCATCTGACTGGGGTTACTCGTGGATTCCAATCGTTGGTCCGATTATCGGTGGTGGAGTAGCCGTCTTGCTGTATCAACTGCTGCAAAACTGA
- a CDS encoding metal-binding protein yields MPSGNVHDTVNTVALTGYVAYSVATQQTDWLPTAVGIAVGTLWLSPDLDLKSEPYYRHGPLRVLWMPYVKIMPHRSIWSHGLIIGDLIRLMYSAAFLIPLLFLALYLKIIESSTVDSWFASMPAFIIGVMVASTIHIVLDHSSSFFRTKKKRKKRR; encoded by the coding sequence ATGCCTTCTGGAAATGTACACGATACAGTCAATACCGTTGCTTTAACCGGCTATGTTGCGTATTCGGTCGCAACCCAGCAGACGGATTGGCTTCCAACCGCTGTCGGCATCGCCGTCGGCACCCTTTGGCTTTCACCAGACCTCGACTTGAAGTCCGAACCTTACTACCGGCACGGTCCTTTACGGGTCCTTTGGATGCCTTATGTCAAAATCATGCCCCACCGCTCCATCTGGTCGCACGGTTTGATCATCGGCGATCTCATTCGCCTGATGTACAGCGCCGCTTTTCTGATTCCGCTTTTATTTTTGGCGCTGTACCTGAAAATCATTGAATCGAGTACGGTCGATTCCTGGTTCGCGTCCATGCCTGCTTTCATCATCGGCGTCATGGTTGCCAGTACGATACATATTGTCCTTGATCACTCCAGCAGCTTCTTTCGAACAAAAAAGAAGCGGAAAAAGCGTCGTTGA
- the lexA gene encoding transcriptional repressor LexA, translating to MRKMSKRQQEILDYIVAQVKLKGYPPSVREIGEAVGLASSSTVHGHLDRLEKRGLIRRDPTKPRAIEILLDKTDEDHEAIVHIPVIGKVTAGFPITAIENIEEHFPLPAHYVGNENVFMLTIDGESMINAGILDGDRVIVRQQNTAENGEIVVAMTEDSEATVKRFFLEDQQVRLQPENDSMDPMYFDNVSILGKVIGVYRTIH from the coding sequence ATGCGGAAAATGTCGAAACGACAACAAGAAATCCTTGACTACATCGTTGCTCAAGTGAAACTGAAAGGGTATCCCCCATCAGTTCGTGAAATCGGTGAGGCTGTTGGTCTTGCTTCAAGCTCAACGGTACACGGTCATTTGGATCGTCTAGAAAAACGCGGACTGATTCGCCGTGACCCAACTAAGCCACGTGCGATTGAGATATTGCTTGATAAAACTGATGAAGATCACGAAGCCATCGTTCATATTCCCGTCATCGGGAAAGTAACGGCTGGTTTTCCAATCACGGCCATCGAAAACATTGAAGAACATTTCCCGCTTCCTGCCCATTACGTCGGGAACGAAAATGTCTTTATGTTGACGATTGATGGTGAGTCGATGATCAACGCAGGTATTCTAGACGGTGACCGGGTCATCGTTCGTCAGCAAAACACAGCAGAGAATGGTGAAATCGTCGTTGCTATGACCGAAGATAGCGAAGCGACTGTCAAACGGTTCTTCTTAGAAGATCAACAAGTACGTCTCCAACCAGAAAATGATTCGATGGACCCGATGTATTTCGATAACGTCTCGATTCTTGGCAAGGTCATCGGCGTATATCGGACGATCCACTAA
- a CDS encoding recombinase family protein has protein sequence MKVVIYCRVSTEKEAQDSSLERQRSELSGLAATKGFEVVEIITEKESGYDVDREGMLSVLDYVTRQAVDAVLVTDDTRIGRGNAKIAILHTFQKHQVQLMTMESDGEYKLADAEAMVLEIVSLVEEYQRKLHNAKIARGMRRAVENGFRPEQNLNRQGENAGRSRKEVPIEEIVRLRELGLTFADIAVTLRGMGHDISKATVNRRYLEYKEVVSTYE, from the coding sequence GTGAAAGTAGTAATCTACTGTCGCGTCTCGACGGAAAAAGAAGCACAGGACAGCTCGCTTGAGCGGCAAAGATCGGAACTGTCGGGACTCGCTGCAACAAAAGGATTTGAAGTCGTGGAGATCATCACGGAAAAGGAAAGTGGTTATGACGTTGATCGGGAAGGGATGTTATCCGTTCTCGATTACGTCACACGTCAAGCCGTGGATGCCGTTCTCGTGACGGATGATACGCGGATCGGACGCGGGAATGCCAAAATCGCCATTTTACATACGTTCCAAAAACATCAGGTTCAACTGATGACGATGGAATCGGATGGCGAGTATAAACTGGCAGACGCCGAAGCGATGGTTCTTGAAATTGTATCGCTCGTCGAAGAGTATCAACGGAAACTGCATAATGCGAAAATTGCCCGCGGGATGCGACGGGCTGTCGAAAATGGATTTCGTCCCGAGCAGAACCTCAACCGTCAAGGTGAAAATGCCGGTCGGAGCCGAAAGGAAGTCCCGATTGAAGAAATCGTCCGGTTACGTGAGTTAGGACTGACATTCGCCGACATCGCGGTGACATTAAGAGGGATGGGACACGACATTTCGAAAGCGACCGTCAACCGGCGTTATCTGGAATATAAAGAAGTAGTCAGTACGTACGAATAA
- a CDS encoding DUF896 domain-containing protein, producing the protein MLSQEQLDRINELANKSKVEPLTDAETAEQKELRTAYLEAFRGSFKNQMMGIKIVDEEGTDVTPEKLKQAQEEERNKQ; encoded by the coding sequence ATGTTATCACAAGAACAACTGGACCGGATTAACGAATTAGCCAATAAATCAAAAGTCGAACCACTGACTGATGCAGAAACAGCGGAACAAAAAGAATTACGGACTGCCTATCTGGAAGCATTCCGTGGTTCGTTCAAAAATCAGATGATGGGCATCAAAATCGTCGATGAAGAAGGAACCGACGTAACACCTGAAAAACTAAAGCAAGCGCAGGAAGAAGAACGGAACAAACAATAA